The following coding sequences are from one Bacteroidales bacterium window:
- a CDS encoding thioesterase family protein: protein MKDTLKLGLSFETTLKSEPKHSAMTYGSGLVDVFSTPAMVAFMEQTSNELLNEHIDSSETSVGIEICVKHLKATPIGDIITCKAQIIEIYKNKITFSVEAYDSRGKIGEGTHKRAVVNKEQFLKSII, encoded by the coding sequence ATGAAAGACACATTAAAACTTGGTTTAAGTTTCGAAACAACCTTAAAATCCGAGCCAAAGCATTCTGCTATGACATATGGTTCTGGCCTTGTTGATGTTTTTAGCACTCCTGCAATGGTTGCCTTTATGGAACAAACTAGCAACGAACTCCTTAACGAGCATATCGATTCTTCAGAGACATCGGTAGGTATTGAAATTTGTGTTAAACATTTAAAAGCAACCCCTATCGGTGATATCATTACATGTAAAGCTCAAATTATTGAGATATATAAAAATAAAATCACCTTTAGCGTAGAAGCATACGATTCAAGAGGAAAAATCGGTGAAGGGACACACAAACGAGCAGTTGTTAATAAAGAACAATTTTTAAAGAGTATAATTTAA
- a CDS encoding type B 50S ribosomal protein L31, translating to MKKDIHPKNYRLVVFKDMSNEHIFITKSTAASKETIEIDGVTYPLIKVEISNTSHPFYTGKVKLVDTAGRVDRFRNRYQKHYESKK from the coding sequence ATGAAAAAGGATATTCACCCCAAAAATTACAGACTGGTAGTATTCAAGGATATGTCGAACGAACATATTTTTATTACCAAATCTACAGCAGCAAGTAAAGAAACCATTGAAATAGATGGTGTAACTTATCCACTCATTAAAGTTGAAATTTCTAATACTTCTCATCCATTTTACACCGGTAAGGTTAAGTTGGTTGATACAGCTGGTCGTGTAGATCGCTTCCGCAATCGTTATCAAAAACATTACGAAAGTAAAAAATAA
- a CDS encoding PhoH family protein → MAKKKIFILDTNVILHDFRCIYKFQENDLVIPIVVLEELDKMKKGADLISYNAREFTRELDHLAGKRQFKDGIPLGKGLGKLFVETGKEYSKKLAESFPEKTPDHRILAIADYIAANNPKIPVILVSKDINLRMKAKSLGLDAEDYESDKVQNLDQVNDVIPTIEGFSSGIIQRLYDDSMGIPLEEIKLPQPPVAHQYFILKNTKLSVLVHFDPYTKMFQRVEKRKAFGIEPRNAEQTFAMDGLFRETVQLMAITGRAGTGKTLLALAAGLHQRKKYNQILVARPIVPLSNRDLGFLPGDVKEKIGPYMQPLFDNLNVIKYKFKADSAEIKTIDEMLKNETLVIEPLAYIRGRSLSNVFFIVDEAQNLTPHEVKTIITRAGEGSKIIFTGDIEQIDSPYLDSKSNGLTYLTDRMKGQDLFAHVNLIKGERSYLAELASSIL, encoded by the coding sequence ATGGCAAAGAAAAAGATTTTTATTTTGGATACGAATGTTATATTACACGATTTTCGTTGTATATATAAGTTTCAAGAAAACGATTTGGTTATCCCCATAGTAGTTTTAGAAGAGTTGGATAAAATGAAAAAAGGAGCGGATCTTATAAGTTATAATGCACGTGAGTTTACACGCGAACTCGATCATTTAGCTGGGAAACGGCAATTTAAAGATGGAATTCCGCTTGGAAAAGGTCTTGGAAAATTATTTGTTGAAACAGGCAAAGAATATTCTAAGAAATTAGCCGAATCTTTTCCCGAAAAAACTCCCGATCATCGTATATTAGCGATTGCCGATTATATTGCAGCCAATAATCCGAAAATTCCGGTTATTCTAGTTAGTAAGGACATCAATTTGCGAATGAAAGCCAAATCGTTGGGGTTAGATGCCGAAGATTACGAATCGGATAAAGTACAAAACCTCGATCAGGTAAACGATGTAATACCAACTATTGAAGGATTTTCAAGTGGAATTATTCAACGCTTATATGATGATTCAATGGGTATTCCGTTAGAAGAGATTAAATTACCTCAACCACCAGTGGCACATCAATATTTTATTTTAAAAAATACCAAGTTAAGTGTTTTAGTACATTTCGATCCTTACACTAAAATGTTTCAGCGAGTAGAAAAACGTAAAGCTTTTGGTATAGAACCACGCAATGCCGAACAAACTTTTGCCATGGATGGTTTGTTCCGCGAAACGGTACAATTGATGGCAATTACTGGTAGAGCAGGAACTGGAAAAACATTATTAGCCTTAGCTGCAGGTTTACATCAACGCAAAAAGTATAATCAAATATTAGTAGCGCGTCCAATAGTGCCTTTGTCGAACAGAGATTTAGGCTTTTTGCCAGGGGATGTTAAAGAAAAAATTGGACCTTATATGCAGCCCCTTTTTGATAATTTGAACGTAATAAAATACAAATTTAAAGCCGACTCAGCTGAAATTAAAACTATCGACGAAATGTTGAAAAACGAAACCCTTGTTATTGAACCTTTGGCATATATAAGGGGACGAAGCTTATCGAATGTTTTTTTTATTGTTGACGAAGCACAAAATTTAACACCTCACGAAGTAAAAACCATTATTACACGTGCCGGTGAGGGTAGTAAAATTATTTTTACCGGCGATATTGAGCAAATAGATTCGCCCTATTTGGATAGCAAATCGAATGGTTTAACATACTTAACCGATCGAATGAAAGGACAAGATTTATTTGCACATGTAAATTTAATTAAAGGCGAACGTAGTTATTTAGCAGAATTGGCAAGTTCTATTTTATAA
- a CDS encoding anion transporter: MNIQIVALLIFVITYTGIIFTRLPWLNIDRPSAAFFGAVAMMLFGVMTFEEAIYAIDFNTLSLLLGMMIIIASLQADGLFNYLTEKSIVLAKNQRRLLTYVVFITGIASAFLVNDAVVLMFTPILIFICRASNLNPIPYLIAEIMSSNIGSAMTITGNPQNMLIGLNSNLSYGTFMLYLLPISFIGMLMVIVFIRWYYRSEFLTLKLIHPPDENLNYRFDSLRISVPIFLGVIVAFFLGKLLHLSISMIALAGASIVMIFGHIKPRRIIDKVDWVLILFFASLFVVVKGVEKVGLLDYFVQYAQVQNSFNGVWSIHVMSLIGSQIVSNVPFTILMLPFLKIASTDVLWLALASASTLAGNATIIGAIANLIVIESARKYGIRIKFWEFLKPALPLTLITLIWSMIVLYFEIWVGWL, from the coding sequence ATGAATATTCAAATTGTTGCCTTATTAATATTTGTAATTACCTACACGGGTATTATTTTTACCCGCTTGCCTTGGCTTAATATCGATCGACCGTCGGCAGCTTTTTTTGGAGCTGTGGCTATGATGTTATTTGGGGTTATGACTTTTGAAGAGGCTATTTATGCTATCGATTTCAACACGCTCTCGTTGCTTTTAGGAATGATGATTATTATTGCATCGTTACAAGCCGATGGCTTATTCAATTATCTTACCGAAAAATCGATTGTACTAGCAAAAAATCAACGACGATTATTAACTTATGTCGTTTTTATTACGGGTATTGCTTCTGCCTTTTTGGTAAACGATGCTGTAGTACTTATGTTTACGCCTATTTTGATTTTTATTTGCAGAGCCTCGAATCTTAACCCTATACCATATTTAATTGCTGAAATAATGTCGTCGAATATTGGGTCTGCAATGACTATAACCGGTAATCCACAAAATATGCTTATTGGCTTAAATAGCAATTTATCGTATGGTACTTTTATGCTTTATTTGTTGCCTATTTCGTTTATCGGTATGTTAATGGTTATTGTTTTTATTCGATGGTATTACCGATCGGAATTTTTGACCCTAAAATTGATTCACCCTCCTGACGAAAATTTAAATTATCGATTTGATTCTTTGCGAATATCTGTTCCTATTTTTTTAGGTGTTATTGTTGCTTTCTTTTTAGGTAAATTGTTGCATTTGTCTATATCGATGATCGCATTGGCAGGTGCGTCTATTGTAATGATTTTTGGTCATATTAAACCTCGTCGTATTATTGATAAGGTCGATTGGGTATTGATTTTGTTTTTTGCTTCTTTGTTTGTGGTAGTGAAAGGAGTTGAAAAAGTGGGCTTGTTAGATTATTTTGTACAATATGCTCAGGTTCAAAATTCGTTTAATGGTGTATGGTCGATACATGTTATGAGCTTGATTGGTTCGCAAATAGTAAGCAATGTGCCTTTTACTATTTTGATGTTACCCTTTTTAAAAATTGCCAGTACCGATGTGTTGTGGTTGGCTTTGGCATCGGCATCAACATTGGCGGGTAATGCAACAATTATTGGAGCAATAGCAAATCTTATTGTCATTGAATCGGCACGAAAATACGGTATTCGTATAAAATTCTGGGAATTTTTGAAGCCAGCATTACCGCTTACTTTAATAACTTTAATTTGGTCCATGATTGTATTATATTTTGAAATATGGGTAGGTTGGCTATAA
- a CDS encoding transglutaminase domain-containing protein: MKTHYIPLNKYDTVIEHFDGSISIPPHEKKRYLFIAQHFNDIYFLNNIDGCLYTYSLEYENLTQINTHNTDIWKNKIGITFYQDFILTFDAKTLNILWFEKNTLRLIHQTKLNININHLFVENDHLWVTERESAKIIQYQIEQTTLTLLNSFNYKGIGNTSLYIINDELYITDSEENTIRCYYFDGSLKFEAITPFIDPIGQIYKNQQHFILYGGLVNEVGYDNRCWQEQKPFLHAIKIQTTPHENYNIVSTNAFEIDFIYEENFFENELQHYSLPMTIQLAIPPDTLHQKVLKIVHLGLPFEIIEINQKKYAQYTIHHPFVKSIGFRATLQLTSIKINPKNNNISLDTTNQLTPEEENELDLNNPYFNQFIIHDELDNIEKAKKLRNILYSKLEYKKNIDARNFEEVLKDGYGTCGDYTALMLIFYTLNHIACQSVGGYKVPRFYNATNSIMSIYYNHAWIEVFDNKNAVSLPIESSSDNKEYQHRFCEGQFLGIDWTHIKLYNGKAFPHLLNIPSHPNIHPFDLLKKASVFAIIKKEL, from the coding sequence ATGAAAACACATTATATCCCACTTAATAAATACGATACTGTTATTGAACATTTTGATGGCAGCATTAGCATTCCACCTCACGAAAAAAAAAGATACTTATTTATTGCACAACATTTCAATGATATATATTTTTTAAATAATATCGATGGCTGTTTATATACCTATTCTTTAGAATACGAAAATTTAACTCAAATCAATACTCATAATACCGATATTTGGAAAAATAAAATTGGAATCACATTTTATCAAGATTTTATACTAACCTTCGATGCCAAAACTCTAAATATACTATGGTTTGAAAAAAATACATTAAGGCTTATCCATCAAACAAAGCTTAATATTAACATCAATCATTTGTTTGTCGAAAACGATCATTTATGGGTAACAGAACGCGAATCGGCAAAAATTATACAATATCAAATTGAACAAACTACATTAACCTTACTAAATTCTTTTAATTACAAGGGCATTGGAAATACATCATTATATATAATAAACGACGAACTTTATATTACCGACTCCGAAGAAAATACAATAAGATGTTATTACTTTGACGGTAGTTTAAAATTCGAAGCCATCACCCCCTTTATCGACCCCATTGGTCAAATCTATAAAAATCAACAACATTTTATCCTTTATGGAGGTTTAGTTAACGAAGTTGGCTACGATAATCGTTGTTGGCAAGAACAAAAACCCTTTTTACATGCTATTAAAATACAAACAACCCCACATGAGAACTATAATATAGTTAGCACTAATGCTTTTGAAATAGATTTTATATACGAAGAAAACTTTTTTGAAAATGAATTACAGCATTATTCACTACCAATGACCATACAACTGGCAATCCCTCCTGATACCCTACACCAAAAAGTCCTAAAAATTGTTCATTTAGGACTCCCTTTCGAAATTATTGAAATAAACCAAAAAAAATATGCCCAATACACCATCCATCATCCATTTGTAAAGTCTATTGGTTTCAGAGCTACACTTCAACTTACAAGCATAAAAATAAATCCCAAAAACAATAATATTAGTTTAGATACTACAAACCAATTAACCCCCGAAGAAGAAAATGAATTAGACCTTAACAACCCATATTTTAATCAATTCATTATTCATGATGAGCTTGATAACATAGAAAAAGCCAAAAAACTCAGAAATATATTATACTCTAAATTAGAATATAAAAAAAATATTGATGCACGCAATTTTGAAGAAGTTTTAAAAGACGGCTATGGTACTTGCGGCGATTACACAGCACTTATGCTCATTTTTTACACACTCAATCACATAGCTTGCCAATCGGTAGGTGGCTATAAAGTTCCACGATTTTACAATGCTACTAACAGTATAATGAGTATTTACTATAATCATGCATGGATCGAAGTTTTTGATAACAAAAATGCAGTAAGTTTACCAATAGAATCTAGTTCCGATAACAAAGAATATCAACATCGCTTTTGCGAAGGTCAGTTTTTAGGTATTGATTGGACACATATTAAATTATATAACGGCAAAGCCTTCCCTCATTTACTTAATATACCAAGTCATCCAAACATTCATCCTTTCGATTTACTTAAAAAAGCTTCTGTTTTCGCAATAATAAAAAAAGAATTATAG